GGATGCGCTCGCTGATGAGGATGGAGTCCTCGAAGTTGTAGCCCTGCCACGGCATGAACGCGACGACCACGTTCTGCCCCAGCGCCAGCTCACCCGTCTCGGTGGCCGGGCCGTCGGCGATGACGTCACCCTTGCGCACCCGGTCGCCCTTGTTGACGATGGGCTTCTGGTTGAGGCAGGTGTTCTGGTTGGAGCGCTGGTACTTGAGCAGGTTGTAGATGTCGACCTCGCTCGTCACGTCGCTCAGCCCGGCCGGCACGTCCGCCTTCACCACGATGCGGCCGGCGTCCACGCTCTCCACCACGCCGTCGCGGCGGGCCACGCACGTCACGCCCGAGTCGCGCGCGACGATGGCCTCGATGCCCGTGCCCACCAACGGGGCCGCGGTGCGCAGCAGGGGCACCGCCTGGCGCTGCATGTTGGAGCCCATGAGCGCGCGGTTCGCGTCGTCGTTCTCCAGGAAGGGAATGAGCGACGCGGCCACCGACACCAGCTGGTTCGGGGACACGTCCATCAGGTCCACGTCCTCGGCGCGAGCCTGGACGAACTCACCGCCGCGGCGGCTGGACACCAGCGCGTTGGCGAACTTGCCCTTCTTGTCCGTCTCGGCGTTCGCCTGGGCGATGGTGTGCTTCTCCTCCTCAAGCGCGGAGTAGAAGGCCACGTCCGTCGTCACGATGCCCGCTTCCACCTTGCGGTACGGCGTCTCGACGAAGCCGAACTCGTTGACTCGGGCGTACGTGGACAGCGACGCGATGAGGCCGATGTTCGGGCCTTCCGGCGTCTCGATGGGGCAGATGCGGCCGTAGTGCGTCGGGTGCACGTCGCGCACCTCGAAGCCCGCGCGCTCGCGGGTGAGGCCGCCGGGCCCGAGGGCGGACAGACGACGCTTGTGGGTGACCTCGGACAGGGGGTTCGTCTGGTCCATGAACTGCGACAGCTGGCTGGACCCGAAGAACTCCTTGATGACCGCCGTGACGGGCTTGGCGTTGATGAGGTCGTGCGGCATGAGCGTCTCGATCTCCTGGAGGCTCATGCGCTCCTTGATCGCCCGCTCCATGCGCACTAGGCCGATGCGGTACTGGTTCTCCAGCAGCTCGCCCACCGCGCGGACGCGGCGGTTGCCCAGGTGGTCGATGTCGTCGATGGTCCCCTTGCCGTTCTTCAGATCGATCAGGTAGCGGATCACCTCGAGGATGTCCCGCTTGGTGAGGATCTGCCCGTCGAGAGGCTCCTCGAGGCCGAACTTGAAGTTCAGCTTGAGGCGACCGACCTTGGACAGGTCGTAGCGCTCGGGGTTGAAGAACAGGTTGGTGAACAGGTTGATCGCCGTCTCCGGCGTCGGCGGATCGCCGGGACGCAGGCGGCGGTAGATCTCCATGATGGACTGCTCGGGCGTCTCGAGCTTGTCCAGCATCAACGTCTCACGCAGGTACGGGCCCACGTTGAGGTTGTCGATGAAGAGGACCTTGAACTCCTTGATGTTGCGCTTGAGGAGCTCGTCGACCTTGTCCTGCGAGACTTCCTCGTTGCACTCGAGGATGACCTCGCCGGTGTTCTCGTCCACCACGTCGTAGGCGGACACCTTGGTGAAGAGCTCGTCCGCGTCGATGGGGAGCGTCTTCATCTTCGCCGCTTCGAGCTTCTTGATGGCGGCGCGGGTGAACTTGCGGTTCTTCTTGACGATCAGCTCGCCCGTCTTCGTCTTGATGTCGCGCGTGGCGCGCTGCCCGGGGAGCAGCTCGAGCTCGACGCTCTTCTCGAAGTCCTGCGCGCTCTGGAGGTAGATGGTCTCCGTCGCGTAGTAGTAGTTGAGGATCTCCTCGGTGGAGCCCTTGAACTCCAGCGGGTTCTTCTTCGCGGTGTCGCTGACGGCGCCCAGCGCGCGGATGAGCACGGTGGCCGGCAGCTTGCGGCGCCGGTCGATGCGCACGTACAGCAGGTCCTTGTGGTCGAACTCGAAGTCGATCCACGAACCGCGGTAGGGAATGATGCGGGCGTTGTAGAGCAGCTTGCCAGACGAGTGGCTCTTGCCCTTGTCGTGGTCGAAGAAGGCACCCGGGCTGCGGTGCAGCTGGCTCACCACCACGCGCTCGGTGCCGTTGATGATGAAGGTGCCGTTCTGGGTCATCAGCGGGATTTCCCCGAAGTAGACCTCCTGCTCCTTCACGTCACGGATGGACTGGGCGCCAGTCTCCTCGTCCTTGTCCCACACGACCAGGCGGACGACGACCTTGATGGGCGCCGAGTAGGTCATGCCACGCTGGTGGCACTCATCGACGTCGTACTTCGGCTTCTCCAGGTGATAGCTGACGAACTCCAGCGAAGAAGTCTCGTTGAAGTCGCGGATCGGAAAGACGGACTTGAAGACACCCTGAAGACCGACGTCCTCACGCTTCTCCGGCGCGATGTCCGCCTGGAGGAACTTCTCGTAGGACTGCTTCTGGATGTTGATAAGATTGGGAATGTCGATGATCTTCGCGATCTTCGCGAAGGTCTTCCGCACGCGGAAATTGTTCTGGATCTGCGTCGGCATTCTGGCTCCGGGGACGACTGCTCGGGCGGGCAAACATCAGTAACGCGCGGCGGCGCCGGGAAATTTGTAACTGTCAAATGGGCAAAGCCGGCACCCCCTCGCTGGGAGCGCCGGCCTGCTCATCCGGTCAGGAGGCTGCCTGAAAATTCCCGGAAAACCGGGCAGCCCCTGTAGGCGTTACTTGACTTCGACGGTGGCGCCAGCCGCGGTGAGCTGGTCCTTGATCTTCTTGGCGTCGTCCTTGTTGACGCCTTCCTTGACGTTCTTCGGGGCGCCCTCGACCAGGTCCTTGGCCTCCTTCAGGCCCAGGCCGGTGATGGCGCGGATCTCCTTGATGACGTTGATCTTGTTGGCGCCGGCGTTGGCCAGCACCACCGTGAACTCCGTCTTCTCCTCGGCGGGAGCGGCGGCGGCGGCGGCCGGGCCGGCGGCCACGGCGACGGCAGCGGCGGAGACGCCCCACTTGGACTCCAGCTGCTTCACCAGCTCCGCAGCCTCCATGACGGTCAGCGAGGAGAGCTGGTCAACAATCGAATTCAGGTCAGCCATTGAACTGTGTCCTTCTGGTTTCGACTAACGGCCCCCATCCCCCGAGGGGAGGTACGGCCGAAGGGTGTTGGTAGGAAAACTTCTCGGTTGGATGAGGGAAACTACCCCTGCGACTTGTCCGCGTGGGCCTGCAGCACCCGCGCGAGCTGGGAACCCGGGGCGGCAATCGTCCGGACCAGCTTGCCTGCCGGCTGGTTCAGCATGCCCAGCAGCTGGGCGCGCAGCTCCGGCAGACCCGGCAGCTTCGCCAGGGCCTTCACGCCGTTGACGTCGACCTTGCGGCCTTCGACGACGGCGACGCGGATCTTGATCTTGTCCTCGAGGTCCTTCGTGAACTCGGTCAGGATCTTCGCCGGGGCCACCACATCGCCGTAGCTGATGCACAGGGCCACGGGGCCCGTGAAGTCATCGGCGATGACCGACACGGACGTGCCCTGCGCCGCACGGCGCGCCAGCGTGTTCTTGATGACCTTGTACTCGACGCCGCCCTCGCGGAACTTCTTGCGCAGCTTCGTCACCGTCTCCACGTCCACCTTGGAGAACTCGGCGACAACGGCCGACTTGGTCCGCGAGAACTTCTCGTGGAGCTCCTTGATCATCTCTTCCTTCTCGCTCTTCAGCACTTTGACTCACCTCCTTCTTGGCCCGCCCCAATCAGGACGGGCGTGATGCCTGGGCCAAAGTGGCAGAGCGAGAGGAGCCTCCGAGAGGCACCACACCGCACCCTCAGTCTCGGCAGGGCTGACCTTACGGTCGTTTGAACCCCGGGTTGAGAGAACCGCCCGACCGGTTGCCCGGTTCCCAACGGGACATGTCCGCTCTTCCCTGGGTCCCTGCTGTCATGAACCAGGTCGGAACACCGCGTCTCGCGACGTGGCGCTCCAATTGCAAAAGCCGGGGGCCTATACCCCCGGCTTCAGCAAAGATCCAGAACTTTCGAACCTGTGACGTCAGACGGGCGACGGGCCTGACGACCCCGTTGGGGGTCTCACGCCCGCCTGCCCTCCTTGGCCGCCTAGCGGTGGCGAGCCTGGATTTCCGTGGTGTCGAGCTTGATGCCCGGCCCCATCGTCGTGGAGATGGCGATGCCCTGGAGGTAGACGCCCTTGGCGGTGGCCGGCTTGAGCTTCATCACCAGGTCCACCAGCGCGTTGAAGTTGGCCTCGAGCTTGTCCTGCTCGAAGGAGGCCTTGCCCATCTTCGCGTGGACGATACCGGCCTTCTCGGCGCGGAAGTCGACCTTACCGCCCTTGGCGTCGCGAACGGCCTTGGCGACGTCCATGGTGACGGTGCCCACCTTCGGGTTGGGCATGAGGCCGCGGGGGCCGAGCACCTTACCGAGGCGACCGACGACACCCATCATGTCCGGGGTGGCGATGACGGTGTCGAAGTCGAGGAAGCCCTCCTCGATGCGCTTCTGGAGGTCCTCGGCGCCGACGATGTCCGCACCAGCGTTGCCGGCCTCCGTCGCGCGCTCGCCCTTGGCGAACACGGCCACGCGCACGGTGGCGCCGGTGCCGTGCGGGAGCACCACGGCGCCACGGACCATCTGGTCCGCGTGC
The genomic region above belongs to Pyxidicoccus trucidator and contains:
- the rplL gene encoding 50S ribosomal protein L7/L12; this encodes MADLNSIVDQLSSLTVMEAAELVKQLESKWGVSAAAVAVAAGPAAAAAAPAEEKTEFTVVLANAGANKINVIKEIRAITGLGLKEAKDLVEGAPKNVKEGVNKDDAKKIKDQLTAAGATVEVK
- the rplJ gene encoding 50S ribosomal protein L10; the protein is MLKSEKEEMIKELHEKFSRTKSAVVAEFSKVDVETVTKLRKKFREGGVEYKVIKNTLARRAAQGTSVSVIADDFTGPVALCISYGDVVAPAKILTEFTKDLEDKIKIRVAVVEGRKVDVNGVKALAKLPGLPELRAQLLGMLNQPAGKLVRTIAAPGSQLARVLQAHADKSQG
- the rplA gene encoding 50S ribosomal protein L1, which produces MAQNGKKFRAAAALVDREKRYPISEGFALLKKTVEARASKYDQTVDVAINLGVDPKHADQMVRGAVVLPHGTGATVRVAVFAKGERATEAGNAGADIVGAEDLQKRIEEGFLDFDTVIATPDMMGVVGRLGKVLGPRGLMPNPKVGTVTMDVAKAVRDAKGGKVDFRAEKAGIVHAKMGKASFEQDKLEANFNALVDLVMKLKPATAKGVYLQGIAISTTMGPGIKLDTTEIQARHR
- the rpoB gene encoding DNA-directed RNA polymerase subunit beta; protein product: MPTQIQNNFRVRKTFAKIAKIIDIPNLINIQKQSYEKFLQADIAPEKREDVGLQGVFKSVFPIRDFNETSSLEFVSYHLEKPKYDVDECHQRGMTYSAPIKVVVRLVVWDKDEETGAQSIRDVKEQEVYFGEIPLMTQNGTFIINGTERVVVSQLHRSPGAFFDHDKGKSHSSGKLLYNARIIPYRGSWIDFEFDHKDLLYVRIDRRRKLPATVLIRALGAVSDTAKKNPLEFKGSTEEILNYYYATETIYLQSAQDFEKSVELELLPGQRATRDIKTKTGELIVKKNRKFTRAAIKKLEAAKMKTLPIDADELFTKVSAYDVVDENTGEVILECNEEVSQDKVDELLKRNIKEFKVLFIDNLNVGPYLRETLMLDKLETPEQSIMEIYRRLRPGDPPTPETAINLFTNLFFNPERYDLSKVGRLKLNFKFGLEEPLDGQILTKRDILEVIRYLIDLKNGKGTIDDIDHLGNRRVRAVGELLENQYRIGLVRMERAIKERMSLQEIETLMPHDLINAKPVTAVIKEFFGSSQLSQFMDQTNPLSEVTHKRRLSALGPGGLTRERAGFEVRDVHPTHYGRICPIETPEGPNIGLIASLSTYARVNEFGFVETPYRKVEAGIVTTDVAFYSALEEEKHTIAQANAETDKKGKFANALVSSRRGGEFVQARAEDVDLMDVSPNQLVSVAASLIPFLENDDANRALMGSNMQRQAVPLLRTAAPLVGTGIEAIVARDSGVTCVARRDGVVESVDAGRIVVKADVPAGLSDVTSEVDIYNLLKYQRSNQNTCLNQKPIVNKGDRVRKGDVIADGPATETGELALGQNVVVAFMPWQGYNFEDSILISERILKDDVFTSIHIEEFECIARDTKLGKEEITRDIPNVGEEALKDLDESGIIRIGAEVKPGDVLVGKITPKGETQLSPEEKLLRAIFGEKAGDVRDSSLRVPPGVVGTVINAKVFSRKGVEKDERAKQIESMEEAKLLKDQNDEIKVLQDSAFARIRTLVRGKEVQGKLVDDKGKILLKKGDILNDELLTTVPYKYWGEISVGDPLDSRMRDVLRNLEETKEAVKLAFGEKIARIKKGDELPPGVIKMVKVYVAIKRKLAVGDKMAGRHGNKGVVSRILPEEDMPYLEDGRPVDIVLNPLGVPSRMNIGQILETHLGWAAKGTGEALQQYVEANWSSAAIKERLKVIYDEPKFGEFLDTLSDEEIVQLCRRSKRGIHVATPVFDGAHELEIHKLLDEGHLPRTGQMVLFDGRTGEPFDQNVTVGVMYMLKLHHLVDEKIHARSIGPYSLVTQQPLGGKAQFGGQRLGEMEVWAMEAYGAAYTLQEFLTVKSDDVVGRTRMYEAIVKGDNVLESGLPESFNVLLKELQSLALDVELLEHAPPERQRSFGGDFLGGGDGEERSNKTGTEA